In Synechococcus sp. PCC 6312, one genomic interval encodes:
- a CDS encoding ABC transporter ATP-binding protein, with amino-acid sequence MKKENIVKQYSNKILIVFSLLSKKRKKQLLLLQLLSLGSSIAEVSNLATLVFFLNVLADPSKGAEKLAIYLPFVSDLNTSVLMLLLGSTFTVAAVLSAVLRIAVIAGQLRLAALISSDLSSLVFRNVLYRPYAWHLEQNSSYILGLIFQDVETVSAFISGLLGLFSNILIVIALGISLIRISPSIMLSLILIMFVAYWAIYQKTRATLYLDGLARTQNFRKSMQIAQEGFGGIRDIIIDDTQEIFSKSFNNLYRSFRMNGVSLNFKAQYPRYVIESLSMISIVCISLFLFFQGEGIESQLPILGSIALGAYRILQPLQTCFASIAGIKSSQASIHKVAPFANKSLKAKEKSLLGFLDPLPDKSVRLVNVFFRYQSEQTWTLQDVSLMIPEGNRVAFVGTTGSGKSTTIDLILGLLKPSQGKILIGDSDLQDDFILQAWQSQLAHVPQFIYLRDASFTENIAFGVPLNLIDQERVRWAATQAQVAELIESQPEGYEQLIGERGVKLSGGQRQRLGIARALYKQASVLVFDEATSALDNETEARVMDAITQASQARTIIMIAHRLSTVRNCDQIFLLSQGCLIAQGTYEELLQTSPNFIKLAQMSKDVS; translated from the coding sequence TTGAAAAAAGAAAATATTGTCAAGCAGTACTCAAATAAAATTCTGATTGTATTCTCTCTATTATCAAAGAAGCGTAAAAAGCAGCTCTTGTTACTGCAGCTCCTGTCTCTAGGATCGTCAATTGCAGAAGTCAGTAATCTGGCTACGCTAGTATTTTTTCTGAATGTATTAGCTGACCCTAGTAAAGGTGCAGAAAAATTAGCAATCTACTTGCCCTTCGTTTCAGACCTAAATACATCTGTGTTAATGCTACTTCTAGGTAGTACTTTTACTGTTGCAGCAGTATTGAGTGCGGTTCTAAGAATTGCTGTAATTGCCGGACAGCTGAGATTAGCGGCTCTGATCTCTAGTGATTTATCATCCTTGGTATTTCGAAATGTTTTATATCGTCCCTACGCTTGGCATTTAGAGCAGAATAGTAGCTATATTCTGGGATTAATATTCCAGGATGTTGAAACCGTATCAGCTTTTATTTCAGGTTTATTAGGCCTTTTTTCAAATATTTTGATCGTTATCGCTTTAGGTATTTCCCTAATTAGAATATCACCTTCTATTATGCTGAGTTTAATCCTCATCATGTTTGTGGCATATTGGGCAATATATCAAAAAACACGAGCAACACTCTATCTAGATGGCCTCGCAAGAACTCAAAACTTTCGTAAGAGTATGCAAATTGCTCAAGAAGGGTTTGGAGGAATTCGTGACATCATCATTGATGACACCCAAGAAATCTTCTCCAAAAGCTTTAACAACTTATATCGCTCATTTAGGATGAATGGTGTATCCCTGAATTTTAAGGCACAATATCCACGCTATGTTATTGAGTCATTATCGATGATTTCGATTGTATGTATTTCACTGTTTTTGTTCTTTCAGGGTGAGGGTATTGAGTCACAGTTGCCTATTCTTGGGTCTATTGCCCTTGGTGCTTATCGCATACTACAACCTCTGCAAACTTGCTTTGCCAGTATTGCTGGCATTAAAAGTTCCCAAGCTTCAATTCATAAGGTTGCACCATTTGCTAACAAAAGTCTCAAGGCTAAAGAAAAGTCTCTATTGGGTTTTTTAGACCCATTACCTGATAAGTCGGTTCGCTTAGTAAATGTTTTTTTTCGCTATCAATCTGAGCAAACTTGGACTTTGCAGGATGTGAGCTTGATGATTCCTGAAGGCAACCGAGTTGCATTTGTGGGCACTACTGGTAGTGGTAAGAGTACAACCATTGATTTAATTCTAGGCTTGCTTAAACCTAGTCAAGGTAAAATTCTGATTGGAGATTCTGATTTACAAGATGACTTCATACTCCAGGCCTGGCAGTCACAGCTAGCTCATGTACCTCAGTTTATCTATTTACGAGATGCGAGCTTTACAGAAAATATTGCGTTTGGTGTTCCTTTAAATTTGATAGATCAAGAGCGAGTTCGATGGGCCGCAACCCAGGCTCAGGTTGCTGAATTAATTGAGTCACAACCAGAGGGGTATGAGCAATTGATCGGTGAACGGGGGGTAAAACTATCTGGGGGACAGCGTCAACGGTTAGGAATTGCCCGGGCACTATATAAGCAAGCATCAGTTTTAGTATTTGACGAAGCGACAAGTGCCTTGGATAATGAAACTGAAGCCAGGGTTATGGATGCCATAACTCAAGCATCTCAAGCAAGAACCATTATTATGATTGCTCATCGCCTCTCGACGGTAAGAAACTGCGACCAAATCTTTTTGCTGAGCCAGGGATGTTTAATCGCCCAGGGTACTTACGAAGAACTTTTGCAGACTTCACCGAACTTTATTAAATTAGCTCAGATGAGCAAAGATGTCTCTTAA